The following proteins come from a genomic window of Synechococcus sp. BIOS-E4-1:
- a CDS encoding inorganic diphosphatase yields MDLRALTPSPSPGLVNLIVEIPAGSSNKYEYFAEAGVMALDRVLHSSVRYPFDYGFIPNTLAEDGSPLDAMVIMAEPTFAGCLIQARPIGVLDMHDMGHYDGKILCVPVADPRQQGIQSILQIAPSQLEDVAEFFRTYKNMEGRVTEIGGWRDVDAVQPLLETCVQAASA; encoded by the coding sequence ATGGATCTCAGGGCTCTTACCCCATCTCCGTCTCCAGGACTGGTGAATCTGATCGTTGAGATTCCAGCGGGAAGCAGCAATAAATATGAATACTTTGCTGAAGCTGGTGTGATGGCTCTCGACCGGGTTCTTCATTCATCAGTCAGATATCCATTCGATTACGGATTTATCCCCAACACCCTTGCCGAAGATGGATCACCCCTCGATGCCATGGTCATCATGGCTGAGCCCACTTTTGCGGGATGCCTGATTCAGGCACGACCCATTGGGGTGCTTGATATGCATGACATGGGCCATTACGACGGCAAAATTCTTTGCGTGCCTGTGGCCGACCCACGTCAGCAGGGCATTCAGAGCATTCTGCAGATCGCTCCCAGCCAACTGGAGGATGTTGCTGAATTTTTCCGCACCTACAAAAACATGGAAGGCCGTGTGACGGAGATCGGAGGCTGGCGCGATGTGGATGCGGTGCAGCCTCTGCTTGAGACTTGCGTTCAGGCTGCTTCCGCCTGA
- a CDS encoding resolvase, which yields MFPRPLEVSVPAVSGSSDFRSDAAAVLSQSDALVGIDDVQKSLNRSRASVYRYTNTDPRNLNPVFNPRKLNPEYRSDQKDPLLFHPNEVARFAKDVLRIKEVTVEVLNSPSTATQQVLGAILDELRLIRSRLDGLPEAPSDLASRRDRQERPAA from the coding sequence ATGTTTCCTCGGCCGTTAGAAGTTTCAGTACCGGCCGTGAGTGGATCTTCGGATTTTCGGAGTGATGCTGCCGCAGTTCTTTCTCAGTCGGATGCGTTGGTTGGTATCGATGATGTTCAGAAGTCGTTGAATCGATCGCGTGCATCGGTGTATCGCTACACCAACACTGATCCGCGTAACCTCAACCCGGTTTTTAATCCCCGCAAGCTCAACCCTGAATACAGAAGTGATCAGAAAGATCCTCTTCTGTTCCATCCCAATGAGGTGGCGCGATTTGCCAAGGATGTTCTGAGGATCAAGGAGGTCACCGTTGAGGTCCTCAATTCCCCTTCCACGGCCACGCAGCAGGTGCTTGGAGCCATTCTCGATGAGCTGCGTCTGATCAGATCCCGCCTCGATGGTCTTCCTGAAGCTCCCTCTGATTTGGCATCACGCCGTGATCGTCAGGAACGTCCTGCTGCATAA